In Labilibaculum sp. DW002, one DNA window encodes the following:
- the thrS gene encoding threonine--tRNA ligase, whose protein sequence is MIKITFPDNTVKEFEAGISGLDIARNLSNRLAKEVLSITVNDNIWDITRPINEDASIKLHTWNDEEGKHAFWHSSAHLMAEALEALYSGVKFGIGPAIDMGFYYDVDLGEDRMLTDKDLPKIEQKMLELARTKNEYTRRDVTKAEALEFFDSKDEGYKVELINDLDDGTISFYQQGNFTDLCRGPHLPNTSYIKAIKINSIAGAYWRGDETRKQLTRVYGITFPKKKYLDEYVVMMEEAKKRDHRKLGKEMELFTFSQNVGQGMPLWLPKGAQLRESLETFLKRVQKQFGYEQIITPHIGNINLYKTSGHYDKYGEDSFQAIQTPQEGEEYLLKPMNCPHHCEVYKFKPRSYKDLPIRFAEFGTVYRYEQSGELHGLTRVRSFTQDDAHLFCTPDQLKEEFKKVIDIIFIIFKALNFTEYTAQVSLRDKEKSSKYIGSDENWDKAEKAIIEAADEKGLNTVVEYGEAAFYGPKLDFMIKDAIGRKWQLGTIQVDYNLPERFELEYVGSDNQKHRPIMIHRAPFGSMERFVAVLIEHTGGKFPLWLTPEQTVIMPISEKYNDYAKKVLNSLNNSDIRAVLDDRNEKIGRKIRDNELKKIPYLLIVGEKEAQENTISVRRQGEGDMGTMQISEFAELINKEVEGQMSSIANY, encoded by the coding sequence ATGATTAAAATTACATTTCCGGATAACACCGTAAAAGAGTTCGAGGCTGGAATTTCTGGTCTTGACATTGCGAGAAACCTAAGCAATAGACTTGCAAAGGAAGTTTTATCCATAACTGTAAATGATAACATTTGGGATATTACTCGTCCAATTAACGAAGATGCAAGCATAAAGCTTCACACATGGAATGATGAAGAAGGTAAGCATGCTTTTTGGCATTCTTCAGCTCACTTAATGGCTGAAGCATTAGAAGCATTGTATTCTGGAGTTAAGTTTGGTATTGGCCCGGCAATTGATATGGGTTTTTACTACGATGTTGACTTGGGAGAAGATCGTATGCTAACCGACAAAGATCTGCCAAAAATTGAGCAGAAGATGTTGGAATTAGCTCGTACAAAAAATGAGTACACACGTAGAGACGTAACCAAGGCTGAAGCTCTTGAGTTTTTTGACTCAAAAGATGAGGGATATAAAGTAGAGTTGATTAATGATCTTGACGATGGAACAATTAGTTTTTATCAGCAAGGAAACTTTACTGATCTTTGTCGTGGACCTCACTTGCCAAACACCTCATATATTAAGGCAATAAAAATTAACTCTATTGCCGGTGCATACTGGAGAGGCGATGAAACAAGAAAACAGTTGACTCGTGTTTATGGTATTACTTTTCCAAAGAAAAAGTATTTGGATGAGTACGTTGTTATGATGGAAGAAGCTAAAAAGCGTGACCATCGTAAGTTGGGTAAAGAAATGGAATTATTCACTTTTTCTCAGAATGTAGGACAAGGGATGCCATTGTGGTTGCCTAAGGGAGCACAGTTGAGAGAAAGTCTTGAGACATTCTTGAAACGTGTTCAGAAGCAGTTCGGATACGAGCAGATTATTACCCCACATATTGGTAATATCAATCTATACAAGACATCGGGTCACTACGATAAATATGGTGAAGATTCATTTCAAGCTATTCAAACACCACAAGAGGGTGAAGAGTACCTGTTGAAACCAATGAACTGTCCTCACCATTGCGAAGTTTATAAATTTAAGCCACGTTCGTATAAGGATCTTCCAATTCGTTTTGCTGAGTTTGGAACCGTTTATCGTTATGAGCAAAGTGGAGAACTTCACGGTTTAACTCGTGTAAGAAGTTTTACTCAGGATGATGCTCACCTTTTCTGTACACCAGATCAGCTGAAAGAAGAGTTCAAAAAAGTGATCGATATTATCTTTATCATTTTTAAAGCACTTAACTTTACAGAATATACCGCTCAGGTTTCTTTACGCGATAAGGAAAAGAGTTCGAAGTATATTGGAAGTGATGAGAATTGGGATAAAGCTGAAAAAGCAATTATCGAAGCGGCTGATGAAAAAGGATTAAATACAGTTGTGGAATATGGAGAGGCAGCTTTCTATGGTCCTAAACTAGATTTTATGATTAAGGATGCAATTGGACGTAAGTGGCAATTGGGTACTATTCAGGTTGATTACAACTTACCGGAACGTTTCGAATTGGAATATGTAGGTAGCGATAATCAGAAGCATCGTCCTATCATGATTCACCGTGCACCATTCGGATCGATGGAGCGTTTTGTTGCTGTTTTAATCGAACATACCGGAGGTAAGTTCCCGTTGTGGTTAACTCCTGAGCAAACGGTGATTATGCCTATTAGCGAAAAATATAACGATTATGCAAAAAAAGTTTTAAATTCGTTAAATAATTCCGATATTCGCGCCGTGTTAGACGACCGAAATGAAAAGATTGGTCGTAAAATACGTGATAATGAATTGAAAAAGATTCCTTATCTACTAATTGTTGGGGAAAAAGAAGCTCAAGAAAATACGATTTCTGTTCGTCGACAAGGAGAAGGTGATATGGGAACAATGCAAATTTCAGAATTTGCTGAATTAATAAATAAAGAGGTAGAAGGTCAAATGTCTTCTATTGCAAATTACTAA
- the infC gene encoding translation initiation factor IF-3 — protein MKPREAQHKINQLIRARSVRIVGDNIEPGVFSIAEALKIAQDKELDLVEISPNADPPVCKIIDYNKFLYQQKKKQKEIKAKAVKVVVKEIRFGPNTDEHDYNFKLKHAEKFLGEGAKVKAFVFFKGRSILFKDKGEILLLKFAQDLEEIGKVEQMPRLEGKRMTMFIAPKKKK, from the coding sequence ATGAAGCCTCGCGAGGCTCAACATAAGATTAATCAGTTGATTAGAGCCCGCAGTGTTCGTATTGTTGGTGACAACATCGAACCAGGTGTATTTTCTATTGCTGAAGCATTGAAAATTGCTCAGGACAAGGAATTAGATTTGGTGGAAATTTCACCTAACGCCGATCCACCGGTTTGTAAGATAATCGACTACAATAAGTTTCTTTATCAGCAGAAAAAGAAACAAAAGGAGATTAAAGCAAAAGCCGTCAAAGTTGTTGTGAAAGAGATTCGTTTCGGTCCAAATACTGACGAACATGATTACAACTTTAAGCTGAAGCACGCTGAGAAATTTCTTGGCGAAGGTGCTAAAGTAAAAGCTTTTGTATTCTTCAAGGGGCGATCTATTCTTTTTAAAGATAAAGGAGAGATTTTATTGTTAAAATTTGCTCAAGATCTTGAAGAGATTGGGAAAGTTGAACAAATGCCTAGACTTGAAGGAAAGCGTATGACAATGTTCATCGCGCCGAAAAAGAAAAAGTAA
- the rpmI gene encoding 50S ribosomal protein L35: MKTNCSAKKRFTLTASGKIKRKHAFKSHILTKKSKKRKRNLTYFGDVHKSDQKNVKLMLNML; encoded by the coding sequence ATGAAAACAAACTGCAGCGCAAAGAAGAGATTTACTTTGACTGCATCTGGAAAGATCAAAAGAAAGCACGCCTTCAAAAGTCATATTTTGACTAAGAAGAGCAAAAAGAGAAAGAGAAATCTTACTTATTTTGGTGATGTTCATAAGTCAGACCAGAAGAATGTTAAGTTAATGCTTAACATGTTGTAA
- the rplT gene encoding 50S ribosomal protein L20, whose amino-acid sequence MPRSVNSVASRARRKRILKETKGNFGARANVWTVAKNTWEKGLQYAYRDRKKKKGNFRSLWIQRINAAARLEGLSYSQLIGLMHKANIEINRKVLADLAMNHPEAFKAVVGKAQAAK is encoded by the coding sequence ATGCCAAGATCAGTTAATTCTGTAGCATCTAGAGCTAGAAGAAAAAGAATTCTTAAGGAAACTAAAGGTAACTTTGGTGCCAGAGCTAATGTGTGGACAGTAGCTAAGAATACATGGGAAAAAGGTTTGCAGTATGCTTACCGTGATAGAAAAAAGAAAAAAGGAAATTTCCGTTCATTGTGGATTCAGCGTATTAACGCTGCTGCAAGACTAGAAGGTCTTTCATATTCACAATTAATCGGATTAATGCATAAAGCTAATATCGAGATCAACCGTAAGGTTTTGGCAGATTTAGCAATGAATCACCCAGAGGCTTTTAAAGCTGTAGTGGGAAAGGCTCAAGCAGCTAAATAG
- the dapB gene encoding 4-hydroxy-tetrahydrodipicolinate reductase, translating to MRIALIGYGKMGKEIEQIARNRGHEIGLIIDQDNQKDLNADQLKDIDVAIEFTNPESAYGNYQICFEAKVPVVSGTTGWLDKMDLVKEKCNAGDGFFYASNFSLGVNLFFELNKKLTKLMAPFEEYNADMEEIHHIHKLDSPSGTAITLAEGIIDNHPKKDKWIEATSMKEDELSILAKRHGAVPGTHSVTWHSEVDEITIQHLAYSRKGFALGAVLAAEFMPKKEGFFGMKDLLNL from the coding sequence ATGAGAATAGCACTTATTGGTTACGGAAAAATGGGCAAGGAAATAGAACAAATTGCTCGTAACCGCGGACACGAAATAGGATTAATCATAGATCAGGATAATCAAAAAGATTTGAATGCTGATCAACTAAAAGATATAGATGTTGCCATAGAATTTACGAATCCTGAATCTGCATACGGAAATTATCAGATTTGTTTCGAAGCCAAAGTACCGGTTGTTTCCGGAACTACCGGATGGTTAGATAAAATGGATCTCGTAAAAGAAAAATGCAATGCTGGAGATGGCTTTTTCTATGCATCAAATTTTAGCTTAGGTGTAAACCTGTTTTTTGAGCTAAATAAGAAGCTGACCAAGTTGATGGCTCCTTTCGAAGAGTACAATGCAGACATGGAAGAAATTCACCACATCCATAAACTGGATTCTCCAAGTGGAACTGCAATTACGCTTGCTGAAGGAATTATTGACAATCATCCTAAAAAGGACAAATGGATTGAAGCAACGAGTATGAAGGAAGACGAACTTAGCATTTTAGCAAAACGTCATGGAGCAGTTCCGGGAACACACTCCGTAACCTGGCATTCGGAAGTTGATGAAATTACAATTCAACATTTGGCTTATAGCAGAAAAGGTTTTGCTTTAGGAGCCGTTTTAGCAGCTGAATTCATGCCTAAAAAGGAAGGATTCTTTGGAATGAAAGATTTATTAAATCTATAA
- the lepB gene encoding signal peptidase I, translated as MKSILRNKWFKFSIALIICLLMIVWVGNYWLLLGLPILFDVYISKKVHWAFWKKKGVAKQSATVEWIDAIIFAVVAATIIRMFFIEAYTIPTSSMEKSLLVGDYLFVSKVAYGPKIPNTPLSFPFAHHTMPTTTKTKSYLEWINWPYKRLAGITEIKRNDVVVFNFPAGDNIIVGQENPDYYSRIRQIVNSIKGSDMKKGRQVQADSYYKKIARKHLADNNEISSRPVDKRENYIKRCVAMPGDTILSIDGQLFINGKKQIKIENLQYRFQVNTNGSLINPRKLDEMHVTKSEIGQNGSTYSMPLSQEKAEQLGKLSNVSSIVKMTYNVGVPEDVFPFSDHYTWNRDNFGPLVIPQKGQSVKLNLETLPLYERAINAYEENSLSVKDSTIFINGKAADSYTFKMDYYWMMGDNRHMSADSRYWGYVPEDHVVGKASFIWLSLDKDKSAFSKIRWDRIFKWIH; from the coding sequence ATGAAAAGCATTTTAAGAAACAAATGGTTTAAATTTTCAATAGCCCTTATCATTTGTCTGTTGATGATTGTTTGGGTAGGTAACTATTGGCTACTGTTAGGCCTTCCTATCCTTTTTGATGTATACATTAGTAAGAAAGTACATTGGGCTTTTTGGAAGAAAAAAGGTGTAGCAAAACAAAGTGCTACCGTAGAATGGATTGATGCCATTATTTTTGCTGTAGTTGCCGCTACAATCATTAGAATGTTTTTCATCGAAGCCTACACAATTCCTACATCATCAATGGAGAAATCATTATTGGTAGGTGATTACCTTTTTGTAAGTAAAGTGGCTTATGGACCAAAAATTCCAAATACTCCTTTGTCTTTCCCATTCGCGCATCATACAATGCCGACAACCACAAAGACTAAATCGTATTTAGAGTGGATCAATTGGCCATACAAACGTCTTGCTGGTATTACTGAAATTAAAAGAAACGATGTTGTCGTTTTTAATTTCCCTGCAGGTGATAACATAATTGTTGGACAAGAAAATCCAGATTATTATTCAAGAATTAGACAAATTGTAAATTCTATTAAAGGATCTGACATGAAAAAAGGTCGTCAGGTTCAAGCAGATAGTTATTACAAGAAAATTGCTAGAAAGCACTTGGCTGATAATAATGAAATAAGCAGCAGACCTGTTGATAAGCGTGAGAACTATATTAAACGTTGTGTTGCAATGCCAGGAGATACAATTCTAAGTATCGACGGACAATTGTTCATTAATGGTAAAAAGCAGATTAAAATTGAAAACTTACAGTACCGATTCCAAGTAAACACCAATGGTAGCTTAATAAATCCTAGAAAATTGGATGAAATGCACGTTACCAAAAGTGAAATTGGACAGAATGGTTCTACTTACTCGATGCCATTATCGCAGGAAAAAGCTGAACAATTGGGTAAACTAAGCAATGTTTCTTCAATTGTAAAAATGACTTACAATGTTGGTGTTCCTGAAGATGTTTTCCCTTTTAGCGACCATTACACTTGGAACAGAGATAATTTTGGACCTCTTGTAATCCCGCAAAAAGGACAAAGCGTAAAACTGAATTTAGAAACATTACCGCTTTACGAAAGAGCTATTAATGCTTATGAGGAAAATTCATTATCTGTAAAAGATTCAACTATTTTCATTAATGGAAAGGCAGCTGATTCATACACTTTTAAAATGGATTATTACTGGATGATGGGTGACAACAGACACATGTCTGCCGACTCAAGATATTGGGGATATGTTCCAGAAGATCACGTTGTTGGAAAAGCATCTTTCATCTGGTTATCATTAGATAAAGACAAAAGCGCATTTAGTAAAATTAGATGGGATCGCATTTTTAAATGGATTCACTAA
- a CDS encoding WbqC family protein, with the protein MKNTKTLLATSFFAPIQYYCKLVQYPEIFIEQWENYSKQTYRNRCNIYGANGVLPLSIPVVKATSKKILTKDVRISYDTNWQKLHWKGIEAAYKSSPFYEYYIDDFERFFTKKWDNLLEFNKEIQDEILGLLEIEPNIQFTDDFIEFGNSEYDDYRNIIHPKTSKSGIDRTFNQEKYTQVFGDKHGFQENLSILDLIFNLGPDSLSYLESSIVDL; encoded by the coding sequence ATGAAAAATACAAAAACCTTATTAGCCACTTCTTTTTTTGCGCCAATTCAATACTATTGTAAATTGGTTCAATATCCTGAAATATTTATTGAACAATGGGAAAACTATTCCAAACAAACGTACCGAAATCGCTGCAATATATATGGTGCTAATGGAGTTTTACCACTTTCAATTCCTGTTGTAAAAGCTACAAGCAAGAAAATATTAACGAAAGATGTAAGGATCTCCTACGATACTAACTGGCAGAAATTGCATTGGAAAGGAATAGAGGCAGCTTACAAGTCTTCTCCATTCTATGAATACTATATCGATGATTTTGAACGATTTTTCACAAAAAAATGGGATAACCTACTTGAATTCAACAAGGAAATTCAAGATGAAATTTTGGGCTTATTAGAAATTGAACCAAACATTCAATTTACAGATGACTTTATTGAATTTGGGAATTCCGAATATGATGATTATCGAAATATTATTCACCCTAAAACGTCTAAATCAGGTATTGATCGCACATTCAATCAGGAAAAATACACACAAGTATTTGGAGATAAGCATGGATTTCAGGAAAACTTGAGCATTCTAGATTTGATTTTCAACTTAGGGCCCGACAGTTTAAGCTATCTGGAATCAAGCATTGTTGATTTGTAA
- a CDS encoding NUDIX hydrolase — MYTYEYPRPALTVDCAIFCKTNQMYHVLLIERANPPFKGEWAFPGGFVDMDEDLETAAYRELKEETGFEGIKLEQYRTYGTVNRDPRGRTVSVVYTGIIERNELPVVKGDDDAAQAQWIAIPNLPSLAFDHDIIMKEVLAYLQINNA, encoded by the coding sequence ATGTATACCTACGAATACCCAAGACCTGCATTAACCGTCGATTGTGCCATTTTTTGCAAAACAAATCAGATGTATCATGTCTTGCTAATTGAGCGTGCTAATCCACCCTTTAAGGGGGAATGGGCGTTTCCTGGTGGCTTTGTAGATATGGATGAAGATTTGGAAACTGCTGCTTATCGGGAACTGAAGGAAGAAACAGGCTTTGAAGGAATTAAATTGGAGCAATACCGAACTTACGGTACTGTAAATAGAGATCCTAGAGGTAGAACTGTTTCTGTTGTTTATACTGGTATTATTGAGCGTAACGAATTACCAGTTGTGAAAGGTGACGATGATGCTGCTCAAGCGCAGTGGATTGCTATTCCCAATCTACCATCATTAGCATTCGATCACGATATCATAATGAAAGAGGTACTAGCTTATTTACAAATCAACAATGCTTGA
- a CDS encoding C40 family peptidase, whose product MTYGISDLSIIPVRSEPTEKSEMVSQVLFGEHFEITEVTEKWSKVKLAFDNYEGWIDNKMISPIEEDLFNQLNKNFPVVANDTFNLVFQEADYSNKLIVPGSSFPFCDLEKKTFMLADKLYHYQGVVSSNGKKPEELRDSLIESALKYFNAPYLWGGRTPYGIDCSGLSQIVYKLNGICLPRDASEQVKEGEVLTFVEEALPGDLAFFDNEVGEITHVGIIWDRHKIIHASGKVRIDNVDHIGIFNVDEKRYTHKLRVIKRIIK is encoded by the coding sequence ATGACTTATGGCATTTCTGATTTAAGTATCATTCCTGTTCGAAGTGAACCAACTGAAAAAAGTGAAATGGTTAGTCAAGTTCTTTTTGGCGAACATTTTGAAATAACTGAGGTAACTGAAAAATGGTCGAAAGTTAAGCTTGCTTTCGATAATTATGAAGGTTGGATTGACAATAAAATGATTAGTCCAATTGAAGAGGATTTATTCAATCAATTGAACAAGAATTTTCCTGTAGTTGCCAATGATACTTTTAATTTGGTTTTTCAAGAAGCAGATTATTCTAACAAGTTAATTGTTCCGGGAAGCTCATTCCCATTTTGTGATTTAGAGAAGAAAACTTTCATGCTTGCCGATAAACTGTATCATTATCAAGGCGTGGTTTCATCCAATGGAAAAAAGCCTGAGGAACTTCGAGATTCTCTTATTGAATCGGCACTGAAATATTTTAATGCACCCTATTTATGGGGAGGGCGTACACCTTATGGTATAGATTGTTCAGGTTTGAGTCAAATTGTTTATAAACTAAATGGTATCTGCCTACCCCGTGACGCAAGTGAACAGGTTAAAGAAGGTGAGGTCCTTACTTTTGTTGAAGAAGCTTTACCAGGTGATTTAGCATTTTTTGATAATGAAGTAGGTGAGATTACTCATGTTGGAATTATTTGGGATCGACATAAAATTATACATGCTTCAGGAAAAGTACGTATTGATAATGTGGATCATATTGGAATATTTAATGTAGATGAGAAGCGGTATACTCATAAACTGAGGGTAATTAAGCGAATTATCAAATAG
- a CDS encoding HD family phosphohydrolase: protein MSKYLRWIRQNLNNIYRFLITSMTIILISLLFPNLGNFKYEYQKGKPWMHETLIAPFDFAILKTDSEVLQEKDSILNKFYPFFTIDPSVFEKVTEEFNTDFDKKWKKFVSSKSFQKSNKSKNSIQREHDKIKEYLLSYFKNIYDTGVANLQNELKEIGFKEPEYINKSVNNLNEVVATSIIYTPKSAYQYFANKSKSDYSSSIYQSFIQELNIDSYLMPNLFYDKTMSDQVKTSMLANVSLSKGIVESGTRIVLVGDVIDDETFIVLESLKKDYENILGSSQSHYLIVIGQCLLIISCIVLLFLYLRNFRRQILHDNKKLLFILLFVLLYVAITTLVLNFPRVNVYIIPFALITIVVRTLMDSRTALFVFIITVLLTGFLAPNGFEFVFLQLSAGIMAIYSLPRLERRGQLVLTGIITFLTYSIVYFAFAITQETNIADIKWENFMFFAINGLFLTFSYSLIYIFEKLFGFLSDVTLIELSNQNHPLLRQLTQYSPGTFQHSLQVANLAEAAINQIGGNPLLVRTGALYHDIGKMKHPIYFIENQLSNTNPHDKLEFDKSAQIITDHVKYGVKVAKKHKLPQQIIDFIETHHGAGRVQYFYTSFKNKYPDKEIDEEKFTYPGPDPFTKETAVLMMADSVEAASRSLKEKTPETIRDLINSIIDKQVSQNRFQNADITFKNVNQVKEIFTNALINVYHARIEYPKENK from the coding sequence ATGAGTAAATATTTAAGGTGGATTCGACAAAATTTAAACAATATCTATCGGTTTTTGATTACATCAATGACCATTATCTTAATAAGCTTACTTTTTCCTAATCTTGGTAATTTCAAGTACGAATATCAAAAAGGGAAGCCATGGATGCATGAAACGCTAATTGCTCCTTTTGATTTTGCGATTCTAAAAACAGACAGCGAAGTACTTCAAGAAAAAGATAGTATCTTAAATAAATTCTATCCTTTCTTTACCATTGATCCTTCTGTTTTCGAAAAGGTTACAGAAGAATTCAATACTGATTTTGATAAGAAATGGAAAAAATTCGTTAGCTCAAAATCCTTCCAAAAAAGTAATAAATCGAAAAATAGCATTCAGAGAGAGCATGATAAAATAAAAGAGTATCTCTTAAGCTATTTCAAAAACATTTACGATACCGGAGTTGCAAATCTTCAAAATGAGTTGAAAGAAATTGGATTTAAAGAACCCGAGTACATTAACAAATCGGTAAACAACTTAAACGAAGTTGTAGCTACATCTATCATCTACACACCCAAAAGTGCCTATCAATATTTTGCAAATAAAAGCAAATCTGACTATTCTTCATCCATCTATCAGAGTTTTATTCAAGAATTAAATATTGATTCTTACCTCATGCCTAATCTTTTCTATGACAAAACAATGTCGGATCAGGTTAAAACTAGCATGCTCGCAAATGTATCTCTATCGAAAGGAATTGTTGAATCGGGTACTCGAATTGTGTTGGTTGGCGATGTTATTGATGATGAAACGTTCATTGTTTTAGAATCATTGAAGAAAGACTATGAAAATATACTGGGCTCTTCTCAAAGTCATTATTTAATTGTAATTGGCCAATGTTTACTAATCATATCCTGTATTGTTTTACTCTTTTTATACTTGCGGAATTTTAGAAGACAAATTTTACATGATAACAAAAAACTATTGTTTATACTTCTTTTTGTATTGCTCTATGTTGCAATTACAACCTTAGTTCTTAATTTCCCAAGGGTAAATGTTTACATCATTCCATTTGCATTGATAACCATAGTTGTAAGAACTTTAATGGATAGTAGAACTGCTCTTTTTGTTTTTATCATTACCGTATTACTTACTGGTTTTCTTGCTCCTAATGGCTTTGAATTTGTATTCCTTCAACTTTCGGCAGGAATTATGGCCATTTACAGTCTGCCAAGACTCGAACGTCGTGGACAGCTTGTACTTACTGGCATCATCACCTTTCTAACATACAGTATTGTTTACTTTGCATTTGCCATAACTCAAGAAACAAATATTGCTGATATCAAATGGGAAAACTTTATGTTTTTTGCCATTAATGGTCTATTCCTGACCTTTTCGTACTCTTTAATTTACATTTTCGAAAAACTATTTGGTTTCCTTTCGGATGTAACGCTAATTGAATTATCCAATCAAAATCATCCTCTGCTTAGACAATTAACGCAATATTCTCCTGGAACCTTTCAGCATTCTCTGCAAGTTGCTAATTTAGCTGAAGCTGCCATTAATCAGATTGGTGGAAATCCATTACTTGTTCGTACGGGAGCACTGTATCATGATATAGGGAAAATGAAACACCCTATTTATTTCATTGAAAATCAACTATCCAATACAAATCCGCATGATAAACTTGAGTTTGATAAAAGTGCACAGATCATAACAGACCATGTAAAATATGGTGTTAAAGTGGCAAAAAAGCATAAACTGCCGCAACAAATTATTGATTTTATCGAAACTCATCACGGAGCTGGAAGGGTACAATATTTCTACACCTCTTTTAAAAACAAATATCCCGATAAGGAAATAGATGAAGAGAAATTCACCTATCCTGGTCCAGATCCATTTACGAAAGAAACTGCTGTTTTAATGATGGCTGACTCTGTTGAAGCTGCCTCTAGAAGCCTAAAAGAGAAAACCCCTGAGACAATTCGAGATCTTATCAATAGTATTATTGACAAGCAAGTCAGTCAAAATCGTTTTCAAAATGCTGATATCACATTTAAAAATGTAAATCAGGTGAAGGAAATATTCACAAATGCATTGATCAACGTATATCATGCGAGGATTGAATATCCTAAAGAAAATAAATAA